The following are encoded in a window of Panicum virgatum strain AP13 chromosome 5N, P.virgatum_v5, whole genome shotgun sequence genomic DNA:
- the LOC120674480 gene encoding uncharacterized protein LOC120674480, producing the protein MVQELWELFQLDDDLPELQSDMEASSDHLFLAISKAAINGISATRIVRFSGSIQHIPVSILVDSGSSISFISCQLAAQLSGVQKLQAPVPVQVAGGNTLSCTSVLAQAQWFIGEVSFQFDLKVLPLTAYDIIICMDWLEAFSPMTVHWQQKWMQISYEGQSVLLQGELPVQLDNLLIQVCVLTDSVVQQSELSLLPLDIRLLVDQFGELFEEPSELPPSRACDHDIPLIPGARPVNIRPYRYPPALRDEIEKQVADMLQKGLMQPSSSSFSSPILLVKKKDGSYRFCVDFRHLNALTMKSKFPVSVFDQLMDELASASWFSNFDLWAGFHQILLKPGEEFKTAFQTHFGQFEFRVMAFGLTGAPGSFQGAMNAILAPGLRKFVIVFFDDILVYNRSYEEHLDHIRQVFEWLSRDQWELKFSKCKFAQRSISYLGHIISEQGVATDPAKVEAVLSWPTPSSVKELCSFLGLAGYYRKFVRHFGILARPFTNLLKKNTMFVWTAEHDEAFSALKTALSSAPVLALPDFSVPFAIETDACANGAKPDRARYPGLLQPLPVLSSAWEMVSLDFVEGLPRLGNSDTILVVVDKYSKFAHFIPLRHPFTALSVAKAFLDHVYKLHGLPSSLVSDRDRVFTSNLWKELFALAGAQLQMSSAYHLQMDGQTERVNQCMETYMRCFVHACPTKWSSWLSLAEFWYNTSSHSTLGRSPFEVLYGHSPHHFGIVSALACSASDLSDWLHEREIMHNLVREHLIRAQDRMKRQADKGRSERVFQVGDRVYLKLQPYVQSSLAPRANQKLSFKFFGPYSVVERIG; encoded by the exons ATGGTGCAGGAACTATGGGAGTTATTTCAGCTGGATGATGATTTGCCCGAGCTTCAGTCTGATATGGAGGCGTCTTCTGACCATTTGTTCTTGGCAATTTCAAAGGCTGCTATTAATGGCATCTCTGCTACTCGCATAGTTCGATTCTCTGGCTCCATTCAGCACATTCCAGTTTCTATATTGGTGGATTCGGGCAGTTCAATATCCTTTATCAGTTGTCAGTTGGCGGCTCAGCTTTCGGGTGTTCAGAAGTTACAGGCCCCTGTACCTGTACAAGTTGCTGGTGGCAATACCCTCTCTTGCACCTCTGTTCTAGCCCAGGCTCAATGGTTCATTGGAGAGGTTTCGTTTCAGTTCGATCTCAAGGTGCTCCCACTAACTGCTTACGACATCATCATCTGTATGGACTGGCTTGAGGCATTTAGTCCAATGACTGTACATTGGCAGCAAAAATGGATGCAAATTTCTTATGAAGGCCAGTCAGTTCTTCTGCAAGGGGAACTTCCCGTACAGCTTGACAACCTGTTGATCCAAGTCTGTGTTCTGACCGATTCAGTGGTGCAGCAGTCTGagttgtccttgttgccacttgATATCCGGCTTCTTGTTGATCAATTTGGTGAGTTGTTTGAGGAACCCAGTGAGTTGCCCCCATCTAGAGCCTGCGACCATGACATACCTCTGATTCCAGGAGCTCGGCCAGTGAACATTCGCCCCTATCGCTACCCACCTGCGCTACGCGATGAAATTGAGAAACAAGTCGCTGATATGCTGCAGAAAGGATTGATGCAGCCAAGCTCCAGTTCGTTTTCCTCCCCTATCCTccttgtcaagaagaaagacGGCTCTTATCGATTCTGTGTAGACTTTCGGCACCTTAATGCTCTCACTATGAAGTCTAAGTTTCCAGTTTCGGTCTTTGATCAGCTAATGGATGAGCTGGCTTCTGCCTCCTGGTTCTCTAACTTCGATCTGTGGGCTGGTTTTCACCAGATTCTACTCAAGCCAGGGGAAGAGTTCAAAACGGCGTTTCAGACCCATTTTGGCCAGTTTGAGTTTCGAGTCATGGCTTTCGGTTTGACAGGAGCCCCGGGGTCGTTTCAAGGTGCCATGAACGCCATTTTGGCTCCTGGGCTGCGCAAATTCGTCATTGTCTTCTTCGATGATATATTGGTTTACAACCGCTCCTATGAAGAACATCTGGACCACATCCGTCAAGTGTTTGAGTGGCTGTCTCGTGATCAGTGGGAGCTAAAATTCTCCAAATGCAAGTTTGCTCAAAGGTCTATCTCTTACTTGGGCCACATCATTAGTGAACAAGGTGTTGCAACCGACCCCGCCAAGGTTGAGGCTGTTCTCAGTTGGCCTACCCCCTCCTCTGTCAAGGAATTATGCAGCTTCCTCGGCCTCGCTGGTTATTATCGAAAATTTGTCAGGCATTTCGGCATTCTTGCGCGGCCCTTTACTAATCTGCTGAAGAAGAATACCATGTTTGTGTGGACTGCTGAGCATGATGAAGCATTTTCAGCACTTAAGACGGCCCTGTCCTCAGCTCCGGTATTGGCGCTACCAGATTTCTCTGTCCCTTTTGCCATTGAGACAGACGCCTGTGCTAATGGG GCTAAACCTGATCGTGCCCGCTACCCAGGTCTTCTCCAACCCCTGCCAGTGCTGTCCTCAGCTTGGGAGATGGTGTCACTTGACTTCGTGGAAGGTCTTCCTCGCTTAGGGAATTCAGACACTATCCTGGTGGTTGTCGACAAATATTCCAAGTTTGCTCACTTCATCCCACTGCGCCATCCATTTACAGCCCTCTCGGTTGCCAAGGCCTTCTTGGACCATGTGTACAAGCTGCACGGGTTGCCGTCCTCGCTGGTTTCCGATCGTGACCGAGTGTTCACTAGTAATCTATGGAAAGAGTTGTTTGCATTGGCTGGAGCTCAGCTGCAGATGAGCTCCGCGTATCACCTGCAAATGGATGGGCAGACAGAGCGCGTGAACCAATGCATGGAGACGTACATGCGGTGCTTCGTCCACGCCTGCCCGACCAAGTGGTCTTCCTGGCTTTCGCTCGCGGAATTCTGGTACAACACGAGTTCTCACTCTACCTTGGGGCGCTCTCCCTTTGAAGTCTTATATGGGCATTCTCCTCATCACTTTGGCATCGTGTCGGCGTTGGCATGCTCTGCTTCTGATTTGTCTGATTGGCTCCATGAGCGCGAGATTATGCATAATCTGGTCCGTGAGCACCTTATCCGAGCCCAAGATCGCATGAAGAGACAAGCAGATAAAGGTCGCTCCGAGCGAGTGTTCCAGGTGGGTGACCGTGTATACTTGAAGCTTCAGCCCTACGTGCAGTCTT